One segment of Haloplanus natans DSM 17983 DNA contains the following:
- a CDS encoding Lrp/AsnC family transcriptional regulator yields the protein MDDLDRRILSILRRDSRTPYTEIADRVGTSEGTVRNRVERLVDEGTIERFTVATRTGNVKAMIEVSVAVDVDTTDVSARMAEWSEVDFVWQVSGEADIVMVVDAADTGAVNDLITKARDLDEVQNTKTRLILDEQLG from the coding sequence ATGGACGACCTGGACCGACGGATTCTGAGCATCCTCCGGCGGGATTCACGCACGCCGTATACGGAGATCGCGGACCGCGTCGGCACGTCGGAGGGGACGGTCCGTAACCGCGTCGAGCGACTCGTCGACGAGGGGACCATCGAGCGCTTCACGGTGGCGACACGCACCGGGAACGTCAAGGCGATGATCGAGGTGTCCGTCGCCGTCGACGTGGACACCACCGACGTGTCGGCGCGGATGGCCGAGTGGAGCGAGGTCGACTTCGTCTGGCAGGTCTCGGGCGAGGCGGACATCGTCATGGTCGTCGACGCCGCCGACACCGGCGCGGTGAACGACCTCATCACCAAAGCGCGGGATTTGGACGAGGTGCAGAACACGAAGACGCGACTGATTCTGGACGAGCAGTTGGGGTGA
- a CDS encoding DUF7522 family protein has protein sequence MSFETSVGAETADHLVRAARTTLGDSLRSVVYFTPSAFDVLYTRRDLYETAERTAEAKSQLVDFERTGFAEIPVRTALAGDAGGSDIGPYEFTVRVHADGFVARVIRGDAGVLVTTDDMDVTAFEEAATAVGRLLQEA, from the coding sequence ATGTCATTCGAAACATCAGTAGGTGCCGAGACGGCCGACCACCTCGTCCGCGCCGCGCGAACGACCCTCGGTGATTCGCTCCGCAGCGTCGTCTACTTCACCCCGTCGGCGTTCGACGTCCTGTACACCCGACGGGACCTCTACGAGACGGCCGAGCGGACGGCCGAAGCGAAGTCGCAACTGGTCGATTTCGAGCGAACCGGGTTCGCCGAGATACCGGTTCGGACGGCCCTCGCTGGCGACGCGGGCGGCTCCGACATCGGTCCCTACGAGTTCACCGTCCGCGTTCACGCCGACGGGTTCGTCGCCCGTGTCATCCGGGGCGACGCCGGCGTCCTCGTCACCACCGACGACATGGACGTCACCGCCTTCGAGGAGGCGGCGACCGCTGTCGGACGCCTCCTGCAGGAGGCGTGA
- a CDS encoding DUF5778 family protein, whose product MSDSDVLDADLYRRTKALLEPGDIDLAGAIVHTDLSGREDLEMHELTVELNEVIAAHADTGEAYIHAGNDDPNFSSNQFQGRTVEDDAFVWECQQLLREGTFDIVFYYEADLDQDALVSAIRDRGYDVTSVVLDADDEMTVDG is encoded by the coding sequence ATGAGCGACTCCGACGTACTCGATGCCGACCTCTACCGGCGGACGAAGGCGCTGCTCGAACCCGGCGACATCGATCTCGCGGGCGCCATCGTCCACACCGACCTCTCGGGACGGGAGGACCTCGAAATGCACGAACTGACGGTCGAACTCAACGAGGTCATCGCTGCCCACGCGGACACGGGCGAGGCGTACATCCACGCCGGCAACGACGATCCGAACTTCTCCTCGAACCAGTTCCAGGGGCGGACCGTCGAGGACGACGCGTTCGTCTGGGAGTGTCAGCAGCTCCTTCGGGAGGGGACCTTCGACATCGTGTTCTACTACGAGGCCGACCTCGATCAGGACGCCCTCGTTTCGGCGATCCGGGACCGCGGATACGACGTGACGAGCGTCGTCCTCGACGCGGACGACGAAATGACCGTCGACGGATAA
- the hemA gene encoding glutamyl-tRNA reductase, which produces MTTGVINGVTVSHQRATVDEIESAGAADEETAVRDLLTREGVDEAFALQTCNRAEAYVVTESVADGRAALADFAPEVRDGAVHEMDHEASLRHLMCVAAGLESLVLGEDQIIGQFRRAFETARGAGGVGGVLDPALTKALHVGERARTETGINEGVVSLGSAAVELADQECDLADATALVVGAGEMGRIAAQAFDDTGVSTLVVANRTVPHATHLADEVETTARGVPLDVIPAAAERADVLVTATNSPDPIVDRTTLADAGRTLVIDLAQPRDVDPRVADLDGVDTYDIDSLEAITDRTRAQRRDAADAVERMIDEELDRLLDSFKRRQADTAISAMYESAEMVKERELRTAISRLESQGELTDEQRETVASLADALVGQLLAAPTKSLRDAAAEDDWTTIQTALGLFDPEFGGEKSAPPTAERPREAPDDADGIPQHVLDKLGDE; this is translated from the coding sequence GTGACGACGGGTGTCATCAACGGAGTAACGGTCTCCCACCAGCGGGCGACCGTCGACGAAATCGAGTCGGCCGGCGCGGCGGACGAGGAGACGGCCGTCCGCGACCTGCTGACTCGCGAGGGGGTCGACGAGGCGTTCGCCCTCCAGACCTGTAACCGGGCGGAGGCATACGTCGTCACGGAGTCGGTCGCCGACGGGCGGGCAGCGCTCGCCGACTTCGCCCCCGAGGTTCGGGACGGGGCGGTCCACGAGATGGATCACGAGGCCAGCCTCCGCCATCTGATGTGTGTCGCGGCGGGCCTCGAATCACTCGTCCTCGGCGAGGATCAGATCATCGGCCAGTTCCGCCGGGCGTTCGAGACGGCGCGGGGCGCCGGCGGCGTCGGCGGCGTCCTCGACCCGGCGCTAACGAAGGCGCTGCACGTCGGCGAGCGCGCACGGACGGAGACGGGGATCAACGAGGGCGTGGTGTCGCTGGGGAGCGCCGCGGTCGAACTCGCCGACCAGGAGTGTGACCTGGCGGACGCGACGGCACTCGTCGTCGGCGCGGGCGAGATGGGACGCATCGCCGCGCAGGCGTTCGACGACACGGGCGTCTCGACGCTCGTCGTCGCCAACCGGACGGTTCCCCACGCCACCCATCTCGCGGACGAGGTGGAGACGACGGCGCGTGGCGTTCCCCTCGACGTCATCCCCGCCGCCGCCGAACGGGCGGACGTGCTCGTCACGGCCACCAACAGTCCCGATCCGATCGTCGACCGGACGACACTCGCCGACGCCGGGCGGACGCTCGTCATCGACCTCGCTCAGCCCCGGGATGTCGATCCGAGAGTGGCCGACCTCGACGGGGTCGACACCTACGACATCGACTCGCTGGAGGCCATCACCGACCGGACGCGGGCCCAACGGCGCGACGCGGCCGACGCGGTCGAACGGATGATCGACGAGGAACTCGACCGGCTACTCGACTCGTTCAAGCGCCGGCAGGCCGACACGGCCATCAGCGCGATGTACGAGAGCGCCGAGATGGTCAAGGAACGGGAACTCCGGACGGCCATCTCCCGGCTGGAGTCACAGGGCGAGTTGACCGACGAACAGCGGGAGACGGTGGCGTCGCTGGCCGACGCGCTCGTCGGGCAGTTGCTCGCGGCGCCGACCAAGAGCCTCCGCGACGCCGCCGCGGAGGACGACTGGACGACGATTCAGACCGCGCTCGGTCTGTTCGACCCCGAGTTCGGCGGCGAGAAGTCGGCGCCGCCGACGGCCGAACGACCCCGCGAGGCGCCCGACGACGCCGACGGCATCCCACAGCACGTCCTCGACAAACTCGGCGACGAGTAA
- a CDS encoding 4a-hydroxytetrahydrobiopterin dehydratase — protein MPNRLDDDEIERQLPDGWERDGDEIVRVYQFDDYLDGVTFATRVGEVADEEFHHPEIRIRYDEVEVRLTSHEAGGITDTDVRLANLFDDERR, from the coding sequence ATGCCCAACAGACTCGACGACGACGAGATCGAGCGACAGCTTCCCGACGGCTGGGAGCGCGACGGCGACGAAATCGTCCGTGTCTACCAGTTCGACGACTACCTCGACGGCGTCACCTTCGCCACCCGCGTCGGCGAAGTCGCCGACGAGGAGTTCCACCACCCCGAAATCCGCATCCGCTACGACGAGGTCGAAGTCCGGCTGACGAGCCACGAAGCGGGCGGGATCACCGATACGGACGTGCGGCTGGCGAACCTGTTCGACGACGAACGCCGATGA
- the lwrS gene encoding LWR-salt protein: protein MTAAYVFRVTFRLHTAGVTADPERFETVVTKPAADPGTEGWLFFRDELWRGEVNDGAHLRSLAEDWLGVPVESVTFSELRIDEGSLDALRDEIETVDEFDDPPTSVLHTHLGSSIRVDG from the coding sequence ATGACCGCCGCGTACGTCTTCCGGGTGACGTTTCGCCTCCACACCGCAGGCGTGACTGCCGACCCCGAGCGCTTCGAGACGGTCGTCACGAAACCCGCGGCCGACCCGGGGACGGAAGGATGGCTGTTCTTCCGAGACGAACTGTGGCGCGGCGAGGTGAACGACGGGGCGCACCTGCGGTCGCTGGCCGAGGACTGGCTCGGCGTCCCGGTCGAGTCGGTGACGTTCAGCGAGTTACGGATCGACGAGGGATCGCTCGACGCGCTGCGGGACGAAATCGAAACAGTCGACGAGTTCGACGACCCGCCGACATCGGTGCTACACACCCACCTCGGCAGTTCGATTCGGGTGGACGGATAG
- a CDS encoding HAD family hydrolase: MVAHAYDFWLFDLDGTLVDVDPDYADAVFDRVGDRLGRTFSDREVEVLWHGLSGERTPQLREWGIDPETFWAALHEAEDPEARAAATYLHDDADFVADLDRPVGLVTHCQEYLVDPVLDHLDIRDWFDTVVSCTHDVGWKPDPAPVYLAMSDLTVDTDADGVLAGDGPNDIGAAWNAGLDGVHVERHDPYRRGRCVLGDYRVRSFDELRAAERPTAAGD; this comes from the coding sequence ATGGTCGCACACGCCTACGACTTCTGGCTGTTCGACCTCGACGGAACCCTCGTCGACGTTGACCCGGACTACGCGGACGCGGTGTTCGACCGCGTCGGCGACCGACTCGGTCGAACCTTCTCCGATCGCGAGGTCGAGGTCCTCTGGCACGGGCTGTCGGGGGAGCGCACCCCACAGCTACGCGAGTGGGGTATCGACCCCGAGACGTTCTGGGCCGCCCTCCACGAGGCCGAAGATCCCGAAGCCCGCGCCGCGGCAACCTACCTCCACGACGACGCCGACTTCGTCGCCGACCTCGACCGCCCCGTCGGCCTGGTCACTCACTGCCAGGAGTATCTGGTCGATCCGGTGCTCGACCACCTGGACATCCGCGACTGGTTCGATACGGTCGTCTCCTGTACCCACGACGTGGGCTGGAAGCCCGACCCCGCGCCGGTGTATCTCGCCATGTCCGACCTGACCGTCGATACGGACGCCGACGGCGTCCTCGCCGGCGACGGACCGAACGACATCGGCGCGGCGTGGAACGCCGGCCTCGACGGCGTCCACGTCGAACGCCACGACCCCTACCGGCGCGGCCGCTGTGTACTCGGCGACTACCGCGTGCGCTCGTTCGACGAACTGCGGGCGGCGGAGCGGCCGACGGCGGCGGGCGACTAA
- a CDS encoding HalOD1 output domain-containing protein produces the protein MDDDPAMLDVSSDWADVRDELDWLTASDPQTGLEMLSTHDVDCLVSDSFRAADGEPFVTRVATTFPDLPVVLFTSTTYDALDPVLRDSRTEYVRKGSAEPFDDLFDRVLTVTVDSSSVVEPAPRVATRNDGDTDAGQWVPIGRYRRAEADDLATVIVTAVEAYTGRDATEFPPLYESIDADALSLLVHRADGRKRDAVQVRFVYADCELAVTGDGVVLVRD, from the coding sequence GTGGACGACGACCCGGCCATGCTCGACGTGTCGAGCGATTGGGCCGACGTCCGCGACGAACTCGACTGGCTGACAGCCTCCGACCCGCAAACCGGATTGGAGATGCTGTCGACTCACGACGTCGACTGTCTCGTCAGCGATTCGTTCCGGGCTGCCGACGGTGAGCCGTTCGTCACGCGCGTGGCGACCACGTTCCCCGATCTGCCGGTCGTGCTGTTCACCTCCACGACCTACGACGCCCTCGACCCCGTCCTCCGTGACTCGCGGACGGAGTACGTCCGGAAAGGGTCGGCCGAGCCGTTCGACGACCTGTTCGACCGAGTGCTGACCGTCACCGTCGACTCGTCGTCGGTCGTCGAACCGGCGCCCCGCGTAGCGACCCGCAACGACGGCGATACCGATGCCGGACAGTGGGTCCCTATCGGCCGCTACCGCCGGGCCGAGGCCGACGATCTGGCGACGGTCATCGTCACCGCCGTCGAGGCGTACACCGGCCGGGACGCCACGGAGTTCCCGCCGCTGTACGAGTCCATCGATGCCGACGCGCTGTCGTTGCTCGTCCATCGCGCCGACGGGCGAAAGCGGGACGCGGTTCAGGTTCGCTTCGTCTACGCCGACTGCGAACTCGCCGTCACCGGCGACGGCGTCGTCCTCGTCCGGGATTAG